The Oncorhynchus gorbuscha isolate QuinsamMale2020 ecotype Even-year unplaced genomic scaffold, OgorEven_v1.0 Un_scaffold_13922, whole genome shotgun sequence DNA segment ctcccaagccaataaagccccttgaattgaattgagagagacagagagacagagacagggagagagacagggagagagacagagagaaagacagagagagagagagagagagagagagagagacagagagagagagagagacagagacagagagacagagacagagagagacagagagagacagagatacagagagagagacagagagagacagagagacagagagagacagagagacagagacagagagagagagagacagagagacagagagagagagagacagagagagtgtgtaccTGTACGGCCTGTGAgagtgtctgttctctctctctctcttctccacaatGTGTGTCCATGCGTAACCCCAGTGTGTGTAGCTGGTCAGACTGTTGTCTCAGGAGACCCTgagcctgctcctctctctgtaagGCCTGTCTcaactcctcacacacactgccaaaCCGCTCTGCCGgcacctacacacagagacacacacagttagACTCACACCTAGCTaaacttagacacacacacagagttaaacttagacacacacacagagttaaacttagacacacacacagagttaaacttagacacacacacagagttaaacttagacacacacacagagttaaacttagacacacacacagagttaaacttagacacacacacacagagttaaacttagacacacacacacagtcacacacagtcacacacagtcacacacacacacacacacacacacacacacacacacacacacacacacacacacacacacacacacacacacacacacacacacacacacacacacacacacacacagttaaatagTTCCACATACACTGACGACGTGAATGACACATTTTCCTCAGGAATTAGTGAGGGCGCTCACCAGGTGGCACGGTCCTCGATCGCCCTTGGTGACACGTTTGAGGCGTGCGACCTCTAACCTCAGGCTCCGCCTCTCCACCTCAGCGGAGTGCAGCCggtgggtgaaaaccaggaagtGTTGCTGCAGCGAAACCACCAGACACTGACAGACAAAAACATTGGGGACGGGAACTGGGTTAACATACAGTCAATAGATTTAATACtatctacaggtaactgccaaaaacAATGGGAACACTTCGCTTCCACACAGGTGGAACTCCAGAGTTAATTaaacaattaacatcccatcatgcttaaggGTCATTAGCATAataatgctgggcaggccattgaTTCTGACTTATTATTTTGGTTGCCGTGGCTACCGTGGTTATATTCATTTTttccctctcatcaatctacacacaacatcccataatgacaaagcgaaaatgggttttaacgtaacaacatgtggaaataaTCGAGGGGTTTGAAAACTTCCCGGATGccatgtctcagtcaccagatctcaacccttatggtagatgccatgtctcagtcaccagatctcaacccttatggtagatgccatgtctcagtcaccagatctcaacccttatggtagatgccatgtctcagtcaccagatctcaacccttatggtagatgccatgtctcagtcaccagatctcaacccttaTGGTAGAGGCACCGccatgtctcagtcaccagatttcAACCCTTATGGTAGATGccatgtctcagtcaccagatctcaacccttatggtagatgccatgtctcagtcaccagatctcaaccatTATGGTAGAGGCACCGccatgtctcagtcaccagatctcaaccattatggtagatgccatgtctcagtcaccagatctcaaccattatggtagatgccatgtctcagtcaccagatctcaaccatTATGGTAGAGGCACCGccatgtctcagtcaccagatctcaacccttaTCGTGGATGAACGGCGTCTCAGCCCTCAATAGAGTTCCAGAAAGGATCTGTGCCCAGGGGCATGGAAGCTGTTCTGGTGGCCCTACTGAGACACTTCATGTTGGGGTTTCCTTTATTCTGCCAGTTACCTGTATATACATTCTTGCATTGCCACTGTATTCCCTGGGTGAACTCAGTTAGGCCTCAAGACTGAAGACTAACGTTTGACCTCAGAGCTAATGGCAAGGGCTTTAGTTCAGAGGGCTAGCCCAGTCCTGAGGCATGCAGAGGACCCGGTTAGGTTAAAGAGAGGACCCAGGTTAGAGGTTAAACAGTAGAGGACCCAGGTTAGAGGTTAAACAGTAGAGGACCCAGGTTA contains these protein-coding regions:
- the LOC124030689 gene encoding coiled-coil domain-containing protein 171-like, whose protein sequence is CLVVSLQQHFLVFTHRLHSAEVERRSLRLEVARLKRVTKGDRGPCHLVPAERFGSVCEELRQALQREEQAQGLLRQQSDQLHTLGLRMDTHCGEEREREQTLSQAVQSLSEARQEVRQKEQSLRVLGKHLSGLQQEKKSLEESVRHAEDALRMAAKYALAPYTLYPKHYTLNTIPYTLHPKHYTLNTIP